One Portunus trituberculatus isolate SZX2019 chromosome 43, ASM1759143v1, whole genome shotgun sequence DNA segment encodes these proteins:
- the LOC123518026 gene encoding uncharacterized protein LOC123518026 — MAINTGTPFLLLLLQLLPLLPCLHAAPNRVTECTPPFTAAVGGKCILVSSTSKGSWYNMKDFCETLGGRLLTINTENIHYYVVKYLENNGYTGRDYWVGANNEHADGQYHWLDGSKVKMGTPFWGILNDHQEPGGGESEHCAILFKSDFYFMHDLACNKEVYPICENLSLSPPNISESQADKRLVTFNMGNNSAPALLLLLLFFMLPCLPATPITDRVTGECAPPFTAAVGGKCILVSSTSKGSWYVMKDFCETLGGRLLTINTENIHYYVVKYLENNGYTGRDYWIGANNEHADGQYHWLDGSKVKMGTPFWGAMNGHQEPGVATEHCGMLFKGDFYFMHDYRCNEELYPICEAK; from the exons accgcGTCACAGAGTGCACGCCGCCCTTCACTGCGGCGGTGGGCGGGAAGTGCATCCTCGTGAGCTCCACAAGCAAGGGTTCCTGGTACAACATGAAAGACTTTTGTGAGACTCTTGGCGGTCGGCTGTTGACCATCAACACAGAGAACATTCACTACTACGTCGTCAAGTACTTGGAGAACAACG GATATACTGGCCGAGATTACTGGGTCGGCGCAAACAACGAGCACGCTGACGGGCAGTACCACTGGCTGGACGGGAGCAAGGTCAAGATGGGCACGCCTTTCTGGGGCATTCTAAACGACCATCAGGAGCCAGGCGGGGGAGAGTCCGAACACTGTGCTATCCTATTTAAAAGTGACTTTTATTTCATGCATGATTTAGCATGTAACAAAGAAGTGTACCCTATCTGCGAG AACCTTTCACTGTCTCCACCTAACATCAGTGAGTCTCAAGCAGACAAACGACTTGTGACTTTCAACATGGGCAACAACTCAGcgcccgccctcctcctcctactgctgttCTTCATGCTGCCATGCCTTCCTGCTACTCCGATTACTG accGCGTCACAGGAGAATGCGCGCCGCCCTTCACTGCGGCGGTGGGCGGGAAGTGCATCCTCGTGAGCTCCACAAGCAAGGGTTCCTGGTACGTCATGAAAGACTTTTGTGAGACTCTTGGCGGTCGGCTGTTGACCATCAACACAGAGAACATTCACTACTACGTCGTTAAGTACTTGGAGAACAACG GATATACTGGCCGCGACTACTGGATCGGCGCAAACAACGAGCACGCTGACGGGCAGTACCACTGGCTGGACGGGAGCAAGGTCAAAATGGGCACTCCTTTCTGGGGCGCTATGAATGGACATCAGGAGCCCGGCGTGGCCACTGAGCACTGCGGCATGCTATTCAAGGGAGACTTCTATTTCATGCATGACTATAGATGTAACGAAGAACTATATCCCATCTGCGAGGCTAAATAA